Sequence from the Brevundimonas diminuta genome:
GGATGGGGCGAGATCGCCCTGACCCTTGGGCTGGCCGTAATGCTCGGCTGGCCCATCGGCGTTTATATGTCGCGCGTCTGGAATGGCGAGCGGACCTGGCTGGATCCGGTGCTGAAGCCGGTAGAGGCCGTCTTCTACAGCGCCGCCGGCGTCGATCCGAAACGCAGCCAGGGCTGGCTGGGATACGCCGGCGCCCTTTTGGCCTTCAACCTGGCGGGCTTTTTCCTGCTGTATGCGATCCTGCGTCTGCAGGGCGTGCTGCCGCTGAACCCGCAAGGGTTCGCGGGCGTGTCGCCGCATCTGGCCTTCAACACCGCCGTCAGCTTCGTGACCAACACTAACTGGCAGAGCTATGGCGGGGAGGCGACCCTGTCGACCTTCACCCAGATGGTCGGCCTGACGGTGCAGAACTTCGTCTCGGCGGCAACTGGCGCGACGATCGCGGCGGCCTTGGCGCGCGCCTTCGTGGCCAATCGCGGCGAGGGCGTCGGCAACTTCTGGGCCGATCTGACACGCACGACCCTGTACGTCCTGCTGCCCGCCGCCCTGATCCTGGCCGTGGCCCTGTCGGGTCTGGGCATCGTCCAGAGCCTGGCGGCCCATGTGACGGCGACCGGCGTCGAGGGCGGGTCTCAGACCTTGCCGCTGTTCCCGGCGGCCAGCCAGGTGGCGATCAAACAGCTGGGCATCAACGGCGGCGGCGTCTTCAACGTCAACGGCGCCCATCCTTTCGAAAACCCGAACGCCATCACCAATCTGCTGACCGCGGTGGCGATCAACGTCATGGGCTGGGCGGCCTTCTTCGCCTTCGGCCGCACGGCCATGGCGGGACGCGACGTCCGCGCCCTGGCGGCGGCCGCCGTGATCCTGCTGAGCGCCGCCAGCGCGGCCATGTATGTGATCGAGACCCAGCCGGCTCCGGCCCTGGTCGCGGCCCAGGTGGACGCCTCGGTCAATATGGAAGGCAAGGAGGTCCGTTTCGGCGCGCCGGCCTCGACCGTCTGGTCCGTGGTCACGACCGGCGCCTCGAACGGCTCGGTCAACTCCATGCACGCTAGTTATATGCCCCTGGGCGGCGGCTTGCAGATGTTCCTGATGCAGTTGGGCGAGATCCTGCCCGGCGGGATCGGATCGGGCATCGCCATCATGGTCGTCATGGCCCTGCTGTCGGTCTTCGTCGCCGGCCTGATGGTCGGGCGCACCCCCGAGTATCTGGGCAAGAAGATCGAGGCGCGCGAGATCCAGTTCGCCATGATCGCGGTGCTGATCCTGCCGCTGGCCATTCTGGGTTTCACCGCCGTGTCGGCCGTCTTCCCGACGGCGCTGGCGGGCCTGCTGAACAAGGGGCCGCACGGCCTGTCGGAGATCCTGTACGCCTATACCTCGGCGGCGGCGAACAACGGCTCGGCCTTTGCGGGCCTGACCGCCAACGCTCCGTGGTGGAACACGACCCTGGGTCTGGGGATGCTGTTCGGGCGGTTCATTCCGGCCGTCGCCGTCCTGGCCATCGCCGGCAGTCTGGTGGCCAAGCCCAAGCTGGCGCCCAGCCCCGGCACCCTGCCGACCGACAACGGCCTGTTCATCGGCCTGCTGATCGGCGTGATCCTCATCCTCGGCGGCCTGCAGTTCCTGCCCGCCCTCGCCCTGGGACCGATCGTCGAGCATTTCCAGATGCTGGCGGCGGTCGCCGGCGCCTGATCCTTCGGACATCCTGACATGACACAAATAACTCTGGATCCGCGCGAGGGCGGCCGTGCGTCGCCTCTCGCGGGCGGCCTCTCGGGACAGATGATCGGACGCGCCGTCGGCGACGCCTTCGTCAAGCTGAACCCCGTCAAGCTGATCAACAATCCGGTCATCTTCACCACCTGGATCGTGGCGCTTCTGTCGACGCTCTCGGCGGCGGCCGCCATCGCGGGCGGTCAGTCGGCGGGCTTTGCGGTGCAGCTGGCGCTGTGGCTGTGGGCGACGGTCCTGTTCGCCAATGTCGCCGAAAGCATCGCCGAAGGGCGGGGCAAGGCGGCGGCCGACTCCTTGCGCGCCACCCGCGTCACGACCAAGGCCAAGCTGATTGTCGATCCGAAGACCGGCAGCGTGGTCCCGACCAACGCCTCGGAGCTTGAAGTCGGATCGATCATCCTAGTCGAGGCCGGCGACGTGATCGCCTCGGACGGCGAGATCGTCGAGGGCGTCGCCTCGGTCAACGAGGCCGCCATCACCGGCGAGAGCGCCCCGGTGATCCGCGAAAGCGGCGGCGACCGATCGGCTGTCACCGGCGGCACGACCGTCGTCTCGGACTGGATCAAGGTGCGCATCACCGCCAAGCCTGGTTCGACCTTTCTCGATCGCATGATCGCCATGGTCGAGGGCGCGGATCGCAGGAAGACGCCGAACGAGCTGGCCCTGGCCGTTCTGCTGGCCGGCCTGACCCTGATCTTCCTGATCGCGGTCGTGACCCTGGTGGGGCTGGGCGCCTATTCCGGCGTCGATCTGGATCCGATGGTGCTGGGCGCCCTGTTCATCACCCTGATCCCGACCACGATCGGGGGGCTGCTGTCCGCCGTCGGCATCGCCGGCATGGACCGGTTGCTGAAGGTGAACGTGCTGGCCACCTCGGGCCGTGCGGTGGAGGCGGCAGGCGACGTCGACACCCTGCTGCTCGACAAGACCGGCACCATCACCTTTGGCAACCGCATGGCGACCGAGGTCATCCCGGTTCCCGGCGTGCGCCCCGAGGCCGCCTTGGCTGCCGCCGTCATGGCGTCGCTCGCCGACGAGACGCCGGAGGGCCGCTCCATCGTCGAGCTGGGCCGCAACGCCGGGGTCTCGGTCGATCAGCCCGCCGGCGCCGTCGCCATTCCCTTCACCGCCGTCACCCGCCAGTCGGGCCTGGACGTCGGCAAGGACAGCTGGAGGAAGGGCGCGGTCGATGCGGTGCTGAAGGATCTGAACCTGATCGACGGTTCGGCCCCAGCCGAGTTCCGCCAGGCCGTGGACCGGATCGCCCGCTCGGGCGGCACGCCCCTGGCCGTGACCCAGAACGGCGTCCTGGTCGGCGTCATCCACCTGAAGGACGTGGTCAAGCCGGGCGTGAAGGCGCGCTTCGCCGACCTGCGCCGCATGGGCCTGCGCACCGTCATGATCACCGGCGACAATCCGGTGACGGCCGCCGCCATCGCTTCGGAAGCGGGGGTGGACGACTACCTTGCCGAGGCCACGCCCGAGGACAAGATGCGCCTGATCAAGGCCGAACAGGCCAAGGGTCGCCTGGTCGCCATGTGCGGCGACGGCGCCAACGACGCCCCGGCCCTGGCCCAGGCCGATGTCGGCGTGGCCATGCAGACCGGCGCCCAGGCCGCGCGCGAGGCCGGCAACATG
This genomic interval carries:
- the kdpA gene encoding potassium-transporting ATPase subunit KdpA yields the protein MNMQGWGEIALTLGLAVMLGWPIGVYMSRVWNGERTWLDPVLKPVEAVFYSAAGVDPKRSQGWLGYAGALLAFNLAGFFLLYAILRLQGVLPLNPQGFAGVSPHLAFNTAVSFVTNTNWQSYGGEATLSTFTQMVGLTVQNFVSAATGATIAAALARAFVANRGEGVGNFWADLTRTTLYVLLPAALILAVALSGLGIVQSLAAHVTATGVEGGSQTLPLFPAASQVAIKQLGINGGGVFNVNGAHPFENPNAITNLLTAVAINVMGWAAFFAFGRTAMAGRDVRALAAAAVILLSAASAAMYVIETQPAPALVAAQVDASVNMEGKEVRFGAPASTVWSVVTTGASNGSVNSMHASYMPLGGGLQMFLMQLGEILPGGIGSGIAIMVVMALLSVFVAGLMVGRTPEYLGKKIEAREIQFAMIAVLILPLAILGFTAVSAVFPTALAGLLNKGPHGLSEILYAYTSAAANNGSAFAGLTANAPWWNTTLGLGMLFGRFIPAVAVLAIAGSLVAKPKLAPSPGTLPTDNGLFIGLLIGVILILGGLQFLPALALGPIVEHFQMLAAVAGA
- the kdpB gene encoding potassium-transporting ATPase subunit KdpB, whose translation is MTQITLDPREGGRASPLAGGLSGQMIGRAVGDAFVKLNPVKLINNPVIFTTWIVALLSTLSAAAAIAGGQSAGFAVQLALWLWATVLFANVAESIAEGRGKAAADSLRATRVTTKAKLIVDPKTGSVVPTNASELEVGSIILVEAGDVIASDGEIVEGVASVNEAAITGESAPVIRESGGDRSAVTGGTTVVSDWIKVRITAKPGSTFLDRMIAMVEGADRRKTPNELALAVLLAGLTLIFLIAVVTLVGLGAYSGVDLDPMVLGALFITLIPTTIGGLLSAVGIAGMDRLLKVNVLATSGRAVEAAGDVDTLLLDKTGTITFGNRMATEVIPVPGVRPEAALAAAVMASLADETPEGRSIVELGRNAGVSVDQPAGAVAIPFTAVTRQSGLDVGKDSWRKGAVDAVLKDLNLIDGSAPAEFRQAVDRIARSGGTPLAVTQNGVLVGVIHLKDVVKPGVKARFADLRRMGLRTVMITGDNPVTAAAIASEAGVDDYLAEATPEDKMRLIKAEQAKGRLVAMCGDGANDAPALAQADVGVAMQTGAQAAREAGNMVDLDSDPTKVIEIVEVGKQLLITRGALTTFSVANDVAKYFAIIPAMFVVALPSLGALNVMRLHSPESAILSAVIFNALVIVALIPLALKGVKYRAIGAGALLGRNLLIYGLGGLIAPFVGIKLIDLLISGLGLA